One Gordonia pseudamarae genomic window, AAGCGGCCGGTTTCGAGGATCTTGGGAAGGGTCGATGAGCCCTTGTCCACCAGGAACGACACCAGCGGTGGTTCCAGCGATACCGAGGTGAACGACCCCACCACCATGCCGACAGGAATATCCTGATCGTCGATGGTGGTGACGGCGACCACACTGGTGGGGAAGTGCCCGAACACATCCCGCAGATAGCGTCCCTCGAACTCCGGTGCCACAGTTGATTCGCTCATCGATCCCTTCCTTGATTTCTGCGTACTCGGTGTACTGGAGTGTCGATCAGACGACGACGATCATCCCCTGCGGTGTCTCCAGGCCCAGGTTGTGCAGCGAGTTTGCATGGAACACGGCACCTTCGGTGTGGATCATGTGTTGTAGGCCGACGTGGGCGTCGCGCCAGTGACGCTGCATCGGGCTGGACTTGCGGATCGCGCCGCCACCGGAGCGCGCGAAGATCTCGTCGAGTGCCGAGACCGCGCGCCATGCGCAGCGAACCTGGTTGCGGCGCTGGTTGGAACGTTCCTGCAGCGTCGGCTCGCCGCCGGCGGCGATCTTGTCGTGGATCCGGCTGATGCCCTCGATGAGCTGGATGCGTGCCGACTCGATCTCGGACGCGGCCTCGGCGGCGGCCCGCAGGATGTACGGGTCGTCCTTGGCCAGCACGCCCGTGGCCGACACCCGGTTCTTCTGGATCTCGTAGTGGTGGGCGAGGGCTCCCTCGCAGATGCCGATGGTGGCCGCGGTGATACCGAGCGGGAACATCACGCCGAACGAGAGCTTGTACAGCGCCTCGGGCCGACCGGACCGCTCGGCCGCCACACCGTTGGAGATGTCCTCCTGGGTGACGGTGCGGTAGGCGGGAACCACCGCCTTGTCGACGACGACATCCTTGCTGCCGGTGCCCGACAGACCCACCACGTCCCACGAATCGTCGATCAGCTGGTAGTCCTTGCGCGGGATCACCACGTGCATCACCTCCGGCGGCAGCACCGGCATATTGGTGCCCGAACCGTCGCCCTTGAGCGAACCGAGGAAGTCCCACTTGCAGTGATCGGACCCGGAGGAGAACGGCCAGCGGCCGCTGAGTACGAAGTTGTCGCCGTCGATCGGGTCGGCGACGCCGTTGGGCATGTAGGGGGAGGCCACCCAGGTGTCCGGGTCCTCGCCCCAGATCTCTTCCTGAAGCCTGCGATCCATCTGCGCGAGCTCCCACGGGTGCACGCCCACCACACCGGCGACCCAGCCCGCCGCGGGGTCGGCCGCGGCGATCGCCATCACGGCCTCGGCGAATTCCCGGGGCTCGGCGGCGTAACCACCGAAGTCGGTGGGCTGAAGCATCCGGATCACACCGGTCTGCCGGAGCAGTTCGGCTGTCCGATCGCTCAACTTGCCAAGGCGCTCGTTCGTCTCGGCGAGGGAAGCGAACTCGGCGCTCGCCTCCTCGATGCGCTTGTGTACTTCGTGTGCCATGTCGCGGCTACCTCCGACTTGTGGGTTCTTCGATGCTGATGATTTCGGGGATCGGCTGTGACCGATCTTGGGTGTTGCGATCTGCGGGGAGCTTTTCGCTCCCAGTGAGCGGGAAACCCCGGCGGTCACTCCGGCTCGCGGGTGAGGAATTCGAGCGCGATGCGTTCGAAGTCCTTCTTGCGTTCGACCTGAATCCAGTGCCCGCACTGGGAGAACGTGTGCAGTTCGACGTTGGGCAGCCAGCGATTGGCGAAATGCGCCTGATCGTAGGGCAGCATCCGATCCTCGCGGCCCCACATCATCAGCGTGGGGGTGGTGACGCTGTCCGGCCTGGTCCACAGCGGGGTGTAGGTGGCCTGGAGGGCGGGATTGAACATCGCGCCGAAGATCGCGGCGGTCCTGGCGAGTACGCCGTCGGCGGTCGCGTTCGCCATCCGCTCGTCGATCAGCTCGTCGGTGACCAGCGCCTGGTCATACACCATGGTCTTGACCCACTCGGTCATCCGCTCGCGGGTCGGGTCCTGCAGGAACGCGAACAGCCGCTGGAAGCCTTCGCTGGGTTCGGTCTGGAACAGACTGCGCGAGAGGCCGCCCGAGCCCATGATCGCCATCCGCTCGACCCGACCGGGCAGGTTCGCGGCCATTTCCGCGGCCACCGCACCGCCCATCGAGTTGCCGATGAACAGCGCCGATTCGATGTCGAGGTGATCCATCAGGCCGGCGATGCGACGGGCGGCATCGAGCGAATATACCTCCTTGACCTCGGGCAGAGAGCTGGCGCCGAAACCGGGCAGGTCGGGCATGATCACCCGGAAGTGCTCGGCGAACACCGGAAGGT contains:
- a CDS encoding acyl-CoA dehydrogenase family protein, yielding MAHEVHKRIEEASAEFASLAETNERLGKLSDRTAELLRQTGVIRMLQPTDFGGYAAEPREFAEAVMAIAAADPAAGWVAGVVGVHPWELAQMDRRLQEEIWGEDPDTWVASPYMPNGVADPIDGDNFVLSGRWPFSSGSDHCKWDFLGSLKGDGSGTNMPVLPPEVMHVVIPRKDYQLIDDSWDVVGLSGTGSKDVVVDKAVVPAYRTVTQEDISNGVAAERSGRPEALYKLSFGVMFPLGITAATIGICEGALAHHYEIQKNRVSATGVLAKDDPYILRAAAEAASEIESARIQLIEGISRIHDKIAAGGEPTLQERSNQRRNQVRCAWRAVSALDEIFARSGGGAIRKSSPMQRHWRDAHVGLQHMIHTEGAVFHANSLHNLGLETPQGMIVVV
- a CDS encoding alpha/beta fold hydrolase, with product MTDELTYESTKKVATIDGVEFLYHEAGSGRPLIMLHGSGPGVSAWSNFRHNLPVFAEHFRVIMPDLPGFGASSLPEVKEVYSLDAARRIAGLMDHLDIESALFIGNSMGGAVAAEMAANLPGRVERMAIMGSGGLSRSLFQTEPSEGFQRLFAFLQDPTRERMTEWVKTMVYDQALVTDELIDERMANATADGVLARTAAIFGAMFNPALQATYTPLWTRPDSVTTPTLMMWGREDRMLPYDQAHFANRWLPNVELHTFSQCGHWIQVERKKDFERIALEFLTREPE